A region of Epinephelus fuscoguttatus linkage group LG1, E.fuscoguttatus.final_Chr_v1 DNA encodes the following proteins:
- the LOC125886563 gene encoding transmembrane reductase CYB561D2: protein MVYNKETDPEPRVYGYTRTGSAVLTHCVCIVFTVFITVLSRPGTSWFSWHPFFMTLAFTFFMTEAILLFSPHGSLIKKYPHKTKGRVHWILQCLCVSCAFLGLAAIFYNKHLNGKPHFTSWHGLLGLVTVCVVGVQSLAALPLIYHSLAKGWSLAKLKRYHAASGLVTYLLGSASLLLGLSSAWFTASVGEYTWYLSVLCAALNALVIMSQVSRAYTAKKRLHS from the exons ATGGTttacaacaaagagacagaccCTGAGCCTCGGGTCTACGGTTACACCAGGACAGGCTCCGCAGTGCTGACCCACTGTGTCTGTATCGTCTTCACTGTGTTCATCACAGTCCTGTCTCGACCGGGCACAA gcTGGTTTTCCTGGCATCCTTTCTTTATGACATTAGCG TTCACCTTCTTCATGACAGAAGCCATACTCCTCTTCTCCCCCCATGGCTCCCTCATAAAAAAGTATCCACACAAGACCAAAGGTCGTGTTCACTGGATCCTGcagtgcctgtgtgtgtcctgtgctTTCCTCGGTCTGGCAGCCATCTTTTACAACAAACACCTGAATGGTAAACCCCACTTCACCTCGTGGCACGGTCTGCTGGGCCTGGTCAccgtgtgtgtggtgggggtgCAGTCTTTGGCAGCTTTGCCTCTCATCTACCACTCTCTGGCCAAAGGCTGGTCCCTGGCCAAACTCAAACGCTACCATGCGGCATCCGGACTCGTCACATACCTGCTGGGCAGTGCCAGCCTGCTCCTCGGCCTGAGCTCTGCCTGGTTCACTGCATCTGTTGGGGAATACACCTGGTACCTGTCAGTGCTCTGCGCCGCTCTCAATGCCCTCGTCATAATGAGCCAAGTCAGCAGAGCGTACACGGCCAAGAAACGGCTGCACTCCTGA
- the rassf1 gene encoding ras association domain-containing protein 1 isoform X2, whose protein sequence is MTWGSTASETFCIQEDSELELYFTAHTSFFHKVRRSADEQIDWRKQELTVSEIHQKVKEYNAQINSNLYMVINKDGSYTGFIKVHFQLVRPISLPPPQSPCSSPEEDHQDRRMKRRTSFYLPKDAAKHLHISSQTRVREVIEALLNKFTVVDNPAKFALFERTERQSQVFMRKLSDDECPLSLRLCAGPSEKVMSLVLKENETGEVNWDAFSFPELCNFLRILKREEEEHVRQIVRRYALARDTMKQAMARISTPG, encoded by the exons ATGACCTGGGGAAGCACAGCGAGTGAAACATTCTGCATTCAGGAGGACTCAGAGCTGGAACTGTATTTTACTGCGCACACATCTTTCTTTCACAAGGTCAGACGATCAGCG GATGAACAAATCGACTGGAGGAAACAGGAGTTGACTGTTAGTGAGATTCATCAGAAGGTGAAGGAATACAATGCACAGATCAACAGCAACCTCTACATGGTGATT AATAAAGACGGGTCCTACACTGGTTTCATCAAGGTCCACTTCCAGTTAGTCCGCCccatctccctccctccccctcagaGCCCGTGCTCGTCACCGGAGGAAGATCATCAGGACAGACGGATGAAGCGGCGGACATCTTTCTACCTCCCCAAAGACGCTGCCAAGCACCTGCATATAAGCTCCCAAACACGTGTGCGAGAAGTCATCGAGGCACTACTCAACAAGTTCACAGTGGTGGACAACCCGGCAAAGTTTGCCCTGTTTGAACGCACTGAGAGACAAAGCCAAG TGTTTATGCGTAAACTGTCTGATGATGAGTGTCCCCTCTCCCTGCGCCTGTGTGCTGGCCCCAGTGAAAAAGTCATGAGTCTGGTTTTGAAAGAAAACGAGACAGGGGAAGTCAAT TGGGATGCATTTAGTTTTCCTGAGCTATGCAACTTTCTGCGCATCCTGAAgcgtgaggaagaggagcacGTGCGGCAGATTGTGAGACGCTACGCTCTTGCTAGAGACACGATGAAGCAGGCCATGGCAAGGATTAGTACTCCTGGTTGA
- the rassf1 gene encoding ras association domain-containing protein 1 isoform X1 — MSKCELIELKDLSVNDSIELAAPAARTAPPPVNLGQPSHFHVVRLVGDSVSIEPPGCQIGEAAVGHDFQPYSHAQLTWCDLCGEFIWGLYKPSLRCTNCNYTCHHRCRPFIQLDCCTDGSLLADQDDFSVDSLETDTNVDEQIDWRKQELTVSEIHQKVKEYNAQINSNLYMVINKDGSYTGFIKVHFQLVRPISLPPPQSPCSSPEEDHQDRRMKRRTSFYLPKDAAKHLHISSQTRVREVIEALLNKFTVVDNPAKFALFERTERQSQVFMRKLSDDECPLSLRLCAGPSEKVMSLVLKENETGEVNWDAFSFPELCNFLRILKREEEEHVRQIVRRYALARDTMKQAMARISTPG; from the exons ATGTCTAAATGTGAGCTGATCGAGCTGAAGGACCTCAGTGTCAATGACTCCATTGAGCTGGCTGCTCCCGCTGCCCGTACAGCACCCCCACCTGTAAACCTGGGTCAGCCAAGCCACTTCCATGTCGTCCGTCTGGTCGGAGACAGTGTCAGCATCGAGCCACCTGGGTGTCAGATAGGAGAGGCCGCAGTGGGTCATGACTTTCAGCCCTACAGTCACGCCCAGCTCACCTGGTGTGACCTGTGTGGAGAATTCATCTGGGGGCTTTATAAGCCAAGTTTACGCTGCACTA aCTGCAATTACACTTGTCACCACCGCTGCCGACCGTTCATCCAGCTGGACTGCTGCACAGATGGAAGTTTGTTAGCAGACCAGGACGATTTCTCTGTCGACTCCCTCGAGACAGACACAAACGTG GATGAACAAATCGACTGGAGGAAACAGGAGTTGACTGTTAGTGAGATTCATCAGAAGGTGAAGGAATACAATGCACAGATCAACAGCAACCTCTACATGGTGATT AATAAAGACGGGTCCTACACTGGTTTCATCAAGGTCCACTTCCAGTTAGTCCGCCccatctccctccctccccctcagaGCCCGTGCTCGTCACCGGAGGAAGATCATCAGGACAGACGGATGAAGCGGCGGACATCTTTCTACCTCCCCAAAGACGCTGCCAAGCACCTGCATATAAGCTCCCAAACACGTGTGCGAGAAGTCATCGAGGCACTACTCAACAAGTTCACAGTGGTGGACAACCCGGCAAAGTTTGCCCTGTTTGAACGCACTGAGAGACAAAGCCAAG TGTTTATGCGTAAACTGTCTGATGATGAGTGTCCCCTCTCCCTGCGCCTGTGTGCTGGCCCCAGTGAAAAAGTCATGAGTCTGGTTTTGAAAGAAAACGAGACAGGGGAAGTCAAT TGGGATGCATTTAGTTTTCCTGAGCTATGCAACTTTCTGCGCATCCTGAAgcgtgaggaagaggagcacGTGCGGCAGATTGTGAGACGCTACGCTCTTGCTAGAGACACGATGAAGCAGGCCATGGCAAGGATTAGTACTCCTGGTTGA